Part of the Capsicum annuum cultivar UCD-10X-F1 chromosome 12, UCD10Xv1.1, whole genome shotgun sequence genome is shown below.
GATACTTCTACTCGACGAGGCCACGAGTGCACTGGACTCTGAGTCTGAGAAAGTAGTTCAAGATGCACTTGATAGAGTAAGTTCAGGCAGAACAACAGTTGTTGTGGCTCATAGATTGTCCACAATTAAAGGAGCTGATGTTATTGTTGTAATCAAAGATGGTGTCATTGTGGAGAAAGGAAACCATGAAACTTTGGTTAATAGACAACATGGCATTTATGCTTCTCTGGTATCAAAGTCCTCTAGTACATAAAAGGGCATCCAGTGCACAAAGTATCCCGCATTCATGCAAGTTCCAGGAAGGGCTGCAAACCGATAAGGGTGTGATCATCAGTAGCTGGTTCCACAACTAGAACCCGTGACCTATACGTCACACGAGATAACTATGAAGTACATGTTTATAAGTTCAAAGGGGTTATAGACCCCCGCATAATTTAGATGTGTAGTTGACAATTTCGACATATTTTAAGTGTGTTTCTATGCCTTATACCCTAATAAAATCAACTATTGGAAcctaaaaagaaatgaaaatcaagaagtgaaTTGTATCAGTTTGTATCTGGATATATTACTGTTGGACTACATTTAGCTATGTTGTTTATaccaaattatattaatttattacatTATTAAGTAATAAACGAGAGAAAATTTGGCTATTAAGCCTCTTCAATTTTCCAATTAGCAAAATAGCCGACTGAGAAAATTTAACTATTAAGcctcttcaagttttcaattagcaaaatggactacttctattttctcatctgtcggattgataatcgatctgtccATATAGGTCGGATCGATAATCGATCAGTCAAATTGATAACCAATCTATCCATATATAGGTCAAATTGATAATCAATTTGTCGGATTGACAATCGATTTGTCGGATCGATAATCAATCTGTCTATATATCGGTCAGAttgataacaaaaaaaaaaaaaaaaacttgtagtCTACTTAATTAAAAAGAAGACTTGAAAATGTCATTTAACAAAGAATCTCGCTCCAAAGTGTAAAGTTCGATTACCAGTTTACTCCAACACTaaattaaaatgttaaaaaccatctcattagttattagtaaaatattagataataaatttttaagTCAAGACTGAATTAAAAATTAGATAGTAAAATGTACATTCTATTACTTGTAATTCATTTTCGTGAGTTAATTACAAATTAGTTTTTAATCCCTATATTACAGCTCTAGTCCCAGCTTAGTTGACTGATTAAAAAAAGTTTAGTAGCTCTATCCCTATTTTAATGCTCCACATTCCTAAAGATGTGCTGTTTTAttcgttcatttttatttatctaatatactaaaaataaatataaaaaaatatttgtccaGTTtgtaaaatcaatgaataatagACTTTGTAATTCATTTACCTGTGTCCCTATTTTAATGCCCCATTACTAGTTCCAAGTAAGTAAATAGGAAGTTTAACAGCCCTATTTTAATCCTTTGTGTGCAGTATCTTTTCATCATTGTAATTTGTAGTTACACTAGCaactagatatgttgttgtttatACCTAGTTTCTTTTTGGTGTTTTTATTCTTCTTATAGTTTGATATTGAATGTTGATTATTGCTGGTAATTATTAAAGTTGTTGTCACGTGACTTGGAGGTCACGAGTTGAAGCCGTGGGCATAGGTTCTTGcataaatgcaaggtaaggctgcgtataaTGAACTCTTGTAGTTCGGCCCTTACTCGGACGCCCATGCATAGCAGGAGCGTTAGTGAACTTGGTTGTCCTTTTTGTAGTTTGATCCTTCTCCCTTTACCTATTGggtgttaatttatttattgctAGTAATTGttaaaagttgttgtcatgtgacctcCGAGTTTAAGTCGTGGAAACAACCTTTTGCATAAATGTAAGGTATGACTGCGTACAATAAACCCTTGTCATCTGGCCCTTAATCGGACGCCCATGAATAGCAGGAGCGTTAGTGCACTAGGCTGCCCATTTTTTATAGTTTGATCCTTCTCCCTTTACCTACTGaatgttaaatttatttattgctAGTAATTGTTAAAAGTTGTTGTCATGCGACCTCCGAGTTTAAGTCGTGGAAACAACTTTTTGCATAAATGTAAGGCACGACTGCATACAACAAACTCTTGTAGTTCGGTCATTCCTCGGACCCCATGCATAGCATGAGCGTTAGTGCGTTAGGCTGTCCTATTTTTATAGTTTGATCCTTCTCCTTTTACCTAGTGaatgttaatttatttattgctAGAATAAAGTAGGAAATGAATAGTTGTCAGGATAAGTATATATGAAAAGAATCTCAGCAGAGACGAAGATAAGCTAAGCGATTCTTCTCATCTGTCCTAGTCTTGGTGGATAGAATTACCTGATATCTATTGCTGGTGGAAGTTGGCCCGTGAATTTAGTTGAGGTGCGCGAAGGCTGACCCTATCACCAAACACATGAAAATATATCCTTTTTTTTCTTGGGAGGCAATGTGATTTGAACGTAGGACGCTCGTCTGTTCTAATACCATGTTTAAGTGTGCCCCCATCTCATCGAAAAAGTATTTACGCCGTCAGAGAGAACGAACTTTTAATCTAACTTAATTGCATTATGTCTCAATAGTAGGGAATTGTATACCTTTGTGTATCAAAAGCATCATTTGTTGAGGCATTATATGAACTGTGTTTGAaactttaaaaaactaaaaatcatgttAATTCTGCTTTGTTGTCTTGCTTACAGGCTAGTAAAAAATTGATAGTTGGAGAATCAGGCTGAAGTAGTGATGGCAGGAAAGAATGCTACTGGACGAGGCATCGATAACAAGGAAACTAAACTTTTAAAATCCTTATTGAACAAGACAGAGAAACAGCAAGCGGCTGCTGCCGATAAAGTTCCATACTATAAGTTGTTTTCATTTGCTGATCCCATTGATTATGCTTTGATGGCTATTGGTACGATCACAGCGGTTGGTAGTGGAGTTTTTCTTCCTCTGATGGGTGTACTGTTTGGAGAGATGATCTATTCCTTTGGAAAAAATGCAGGTGAAGTTTCTAAGGTACAAGGAATTTTCGATAGAATGCTATACTAGTTATCTTTTCTTGATAGCTATCTGTCGCAAGTCCTTGGGACGTGTGGTCGCTTAGCTTTGACCCATCAGATCTCGCAATTTTTTCCTTTGCTCGGTGTCACATCGAGCCCAAAATTATGTGTGCCAAGTTCACTTGTCCTCAGTCGTAAATAACGGTCCATTTCCAATGTGTGATTTACCTGAGGTGTTATACGTTCCCTTTCTTCAGAAGCTTGCCATACACCCTTAAGGGCATAATATCCTAGGTTTTCCCCGCCTTCATAGTAGTCTAACTCTGATAACATATTTGTAACATCTTGAGTCCATGACACTTAAGGAGATCTCACGAATTTGTCCCTTGGCAACACCACATTGAGCCCAAAGATGCTTCTACCATGAACATTTGTATTTTGTCTAATAGATCATCTCACTTTCCTTTCTCCATCTGATATTGGATTTTCCTAAGGCGTTGAATGCAACTTTCTAGAAAGCTTGCTTGCTTAAAAGCCTGTCAATCCTCATATCAAAATGCCCGTATCAACCCATCCTCCGTCATGAGTGTCACGTTATCTACTACTATTGTTCTGTAGAATTTCTGATGGATTGGCATACTGTTATTTCATTTTAATGCTTGCTTTCCTCTCCTATTTTTTCAGGTAGCCGTTAAATTCATATATCTGGGTCTGGGTTCAGGTCTTGCTACATTTGGATGTATGTAAACCTGCAATGACAATATACCAGATTCTTTTTTCATGCCATTGTTGAAGTAGTTTCTCTCTACGTCCAAGTAAACTTAGTACTCATATTAACATTTTTCCAGATTTAGCTTGCTGGACAGTCACAGGCGAAAGGCAGGCTGCTCGAATCAGATGTTTATACCTGAAAACTGTATTAAGACAAGATATTGGATTTTTTGATCAGGAGACGAACAATGGTGTCATTATTGAAAGCCTGTCTAGTGATATTCTTACCGTTCAAGATGCCATCGGCAAAAAGGTATTTCTGCAAGACAGGCCTGCTTACGTCATTGCCATTTGATATATCTAGAAGACATAGCATGCTGAACTGCATTCACATTAAACTGCAGGTTGGGAAATTTATCCAAGTATCAGCTACATTCGTTGTTGGATTAATAATAGCTTTTATTAAAGGGTGGCGTCTAGCGTTGGTCTTGTTATCTTCAATTCCTCCACTTGTTTTCTCTTCTGCTGTCTTGACTGTCCTTCTGTCAAGAGTAGCATCCCTTCCTCAGACTGCCAATTCAGAAGCTGCAACTGTGGTTGAACAGACAATAAGCTCAATTAGAACTGTAAGAAGAGTTGGAAAAATgcacttttttcacttttcaacttttatcaaaagcTGTGCATTCACCAAGGGCGAAGGGCTATTTCACAATATCACAGTTGTCTGAACAAAGCCTACCGTTCTGGTGTACAAGAGGGACAGGATTTGGCTCCAGGGATCTATGTCGGCGgttattattttttctactaTACAAGTTATGCTTTAGCAATATGGTATGGTTCAAAAATGGTTTTGGACCACAACTATACTGGAGGAGATGTGATGAATGTCATTATAGATACGCTGGTTGTTTCCCTGTAGGTTCCATTCTGCCTTTTTCTTTGTACATTTAGTCTGTCTCGCCAATAGGGCGGGCTGGAGGCTACACTGATACTAGATTGTCTTTATCTAACACCCAAATTCACATGTATTAGTGACGCTGATATATATTCTACGCCTTACTTTCCTGAATTATATCTACTTATTGTTGGTCTTTTGTTCTTTCTTCCCCTTGTAATTGCAGTAATTTAAGAGACGCAACTCTATGCTCGTGTGCGTTTGCTGCTGGAAGAGCTGCAGCATCTAAAATTTTCCAGACGATAAACAGAGAGCCAGTAATAGATCCTTATGATATGAAAGGAAAGAAACTTCTTGAGATTAGTGGTGGCATTGAACTTAAGAATGTTCATTTCTGTTATCCTGCAAGACCACAAGAGATCATACTTGATGGTTTCTCTGTATCGATACCTAAGGGAACAACGACAGCTCTAGTAGGACGAAGTGGAAGTGGAAAATCGACTGTCATCAGTCTAATTGTGAGGTTCTATGATCCACAGGCTGGTGAAGTTCTGATTGATGGTATAAACATCAAAAAATTTCAGTTTAGGTGGATCAGGGGAAAAATCGGCCTGGTTAGCCAGGAACCTGTGCTATTTAGTTCGACGATAAAGGATAATATTGCCTATGGGAAGGATGATGCAACTCTTGAAGAAATTAAAGCAGCAGTTCAACTCGCCAATGCATCCAAGTTCATTGATAAATTACCTCAGTTTTATAATTCTCGATCAAGTTATAGCTAACTCAAGTTCTTCTCAACATCTTACAAAAAGAAAACTGTCCATTCTCCCTTCTAATTCAGGGACTGGACACCAGAGTTGGCGATCATGGAAGTCATTTATCTGGAGTACAAAAGCAAAGAATTGCTATTGCAAGAGCTATACTGAAGGACCCCAAAATACTACTTCTAGATGAAGCTACAAGTGCTCTTGATGCAGAATCCGAAAGGATTGTTCAAGAGACATTGGATAGTGTCATGGTCAACCGAACTACAGTAATAGTTGCACATCGCTTGAGCACAGTTAAGAATGCTGATACAATAGCCGTACTTCAGGAGGGAAAGGTCATCGAAAAAGGTGTATTAAAACTACAATCTAGATTGTTAGCTGGTTCATAAACCAATGCGATTATTAAGATGATGACAGAAATGTATATACGTTTGTCAATTGGCGAATCTCctcctttttaaaaattcaaatttcttattccATTCAAACTTTTAGGTTCTCACTTGGAATTAATGAGAAACAAGGAAGGAGCATATGTTCAGCTTATACAGTTGCAAGAGCTTAGCAAATATTCAGGAGAGCAAGAGTCAAATGAACTGGATTGTATGGGCTCGTCCAGGACTAAGAATAGCAGTCATCATTTGTCGCCCATTTCAGTTAGTGATGCAGAGAAAGACGTTGGGAAACGTCATTTTACTAATTCAACAGCTGTAAAGAGGAAGGATAAAGACAACACGTTTTGTCGCTTGGCCTTAATGAGCAGACCAGAGATTCCAGAATTATTACTTGGTTGCATAGCTGCAGTGGTTAATGCTCTAATATTACCTATTTTTGGGTTACTTCTTGCTTATGCTATCAAGACTTTCTATGAACCAGCTCACGAACTCAGAAAGCATTCAAGATTTTTGTCATTGATAGCTGTTGGTCTAGGATTGGCATCTTTAGTAGCAGCATCCATGAAGACGTTCTTTTTCGCTGTAGCAGGATGTAAGTTAATCAAGAGAATTCGCCTAATGTGCTTCGAGCAGATTGTTTACATGGATATTAGTTGGTTCGACAGCGAAGCAAACTTGATTGCAATTGGCTCTCAATTATCTACGGATGCAGCATCTGTCCGAGGTATAGTTGGAAGCTCACTTGATCTTCTTGTGCAGAACACTTCAACAGCTATAGCTGGATTAGTTATTGGACT
Proteins encoded:
- the LOC107851247 gene encoding LOW QUALITY PROTEIN: ABC transporter B family member 11-like (The sequence of the model RefSeq protein was modified relative to this genomic sequence to represent the inferred CDS: inserted 1 base in 1 codon; substituted 1 base at 1 genomic stop codon), translating into MLNCIHIKLQVGKFIQVSATFVVGLIIAFIKGWRLALVLLSSIPPLVFSSAVLTVLLSRVASLPQTANSEAATVVEQTISSIRTLCIHQGRRAISQYHSCLNKAYRSGVQEGQDLAPGIYVGGYYFFYYTSYALAIWYGSKMVLDHNYTGGDVMNVIIDTLVVSLNLRDATLCSCAFAAGRAAASKIFQTINREPVIDPYDMKGKKLLEISGGIELKNVHFCYPARPQEIILDGFSVSIPKGTTTALVGRSGSGKSTVISLIVRFYDPQAGEVLIDGINIKKFQFRWIRGKIGLVSQEPVLFSSTIKDNIAYGKDDATLEEIKAAVQLANASKFIDKLPQGLDTRVGDHGSHLSGVQKQRIAIARAILKDPKILLLDEATSALDAESERIVQETLDSVMVNRTTVIVAHRLSTVKNADTIAVLQEGKVIEKGSHLELMRNKEGAYVQLIQLQELSKYSGEQESNELDCMGSSRTKNSSHHLSPISVSDAEKDVGKRHFTNSTAVKRKDKDNTFCRLALMSRPEIPELLLGCIAAVVNALILPIFGLLLAYAIKTFYEPAHELRKHSRFLSLIAVGLGLASLVAASMKTFFFAVAGCKLIKRIRLMCFEQIVYMDISWFDSEANLIAIGSQLSTDAASVRGIVGSSLDLLVQNTSTAIAGLVIGLEASWKLTLIMIVMVPLIGLNEYLHVKLLSALGADAKKLYEDASQVASEAVGSIRTVASFSVEEKVVQLYERKCEGPVRAGIKEGLLSSAGFGFSMFCWYYAYAVSFYASARLIESGKVTFAEVLRVFYGLIITVTTISRSIGLAPDFTKAKTGASSIFALLDRKSKIDSSDNSGMTLDNVKGNIEFQHISFNYPSRPEVQVLKDLCLAINSGQMVALVGENGSGKSTVISLLQRFYDPDSGLVTLDGIEFQKLNVKWLRLQMGLVSQEPILFNDTIXANIAYGKESDATEAEIFVAAKLSNAHSFISGLLQGYETLVGERATRLVGEWGTRLSGGQKQRVAIARAIVKXPKTLLLDEATSALDSESEKLVQDALHRVRSGRTTVVVAHRLSSIKDADVIAVIKDGVIVEKGNHETLVKRQDGVYASLVSKSASTMK